The region GCTTATTATTTCTGCTAAAGAAATTGCAATCAATACTTTCGCAGCTACAGAGAAGTGCAGGACTTTGCAAAGATACTGTAATGTAATAAATAGAAGATGACAGTGAGCAATAGAAGAAATAGAACCAGAATATATTGTCGTTTTCTTTCTTTCTGACCAACATCAATTTAAATATGTaaacttggttttttttaaggtaGGTTTATGTAAACACGTTAATTCTTATTCAAAGCAAAGCAAGTTGCAGCAGAAAcccccacaaaaaaaaaaaatgtgcgACGCTCTTCAACTTCCCATCGTTGACTTGTCATCCCCAGATCGCTTCTCCACCGCCAACTCGATCCGTCAGGTTATCCTCTGATTTCTTCTTTTGCCTTTTGCATTGTCATTATTCAAATTTTAGGTAGTTCCAGTGCAATGCAATCTGCTTTTAAACTCATATGAGTTATTTCAACAGGCATGCATCGACCACGGTTTCTTTTACCTTGTGAATCATGGGGTCGATGAAGAATTGGTTAACAAAGTGTTTGAGCAGGGTAGCAAGTTTTTTTCACTTCCAATTGAAGAGAAGATGAAGGTGATCATAAAGAATTACAGCGGTTATTCGCCGCTTTATGCTGGAAAACTTGATACTACTTTAAGTACCAAAGGTAGTTTATGTATTTTCGTTATGTTTCTGGTTTAATGTAAAAGGGTGATTTTAGGTCAGATTGATCACTTTTAACTGCATGGAAAACAGGTGACTCTAACGAAGGCTTCTATGTTGGTCAACTAGCTGGTGACCTCAATCAATGGCCTTTAGAAGGCATGTATGAGTATCTTATATAACAGTTGCTTTACATAAGAAATTTAATTGAGTTAGAATGTCAGATGGTCTTTTGGCTTGGAAATTGCAGAGGATTTGCCATCTTGGAGAAGCACAATCGAAACTTATTATCAACAACTACTCTGAGTACCTGCTGTTAGTTTACATATTGGTATTTATGGTTTacagaatgaataaataaataaatccatACATTTCGAGGttagagagtttttttttttttaatgttcacaTATTGGTAGTTATACTCTTATTTATGGGTTTACAATGGTGATTGATTTGCTTCCTCAGGTCTGCTGGGACTAAATTGCTCTTCTTAATTGCCTTGTCCCTGAAATTAGATGAAGATTTCTTTGAAAAAGTGGGTGCCTTTAATGAACCATTGGCATCTCTTGGTTTATTACATTATCCAGGTATGGTACCCCTACTTGGCATTTCTTAATCTTTGGCATTACACTTGTATATATGTTGAAAagtggccaaccatgctgctgtgATGATTTTGTTGAAGAGCTTGCAGCTTGTATGCATGCTTCAGCTCGTATGCTTGCTGCAATAGCAAGTTCCTTGTTTAGTTACATTGTAATTATGTTTGGTTGAAAATGAACAAACTTGATGACAGCTTGATGTGTTTAGGTAGCTGAATGACTTGTTTAGTTGGCTTGTTTTAGTGTACAAGCAATGTATGACAAACTACTAACTTACTAGGCTGAGTAGTTGTGTTTGATAGAGAAGATTGTCTATAAAAGTCATGTA is a window of Gossypium hirsutum isolate 1008001.06 chromosome D08, Gossypium_hirsutum_v2.1, whole genome shotgun sequence DNA encoding:
- the LOC107929350 gene encoding 2-oxoglutarate-Fe(II) type oxidoreductase hxnY, which produces MCDALQLPIVDLSSPDRFSTANSIRQACIDHGFFYLVNHGVDEELVNKVFEQGSKFFSLPIEEKMKVIIKNYSGYSPLYAGKLDTTLSTKGDSNEGFYVGQLAGDLNQWPLEGIGFAILEKHNRNLLSTTTLSTCLICFLRSAGTKLLFLIALSLKLDEDFFEKVGAFNEPLASLGLLHYPGDLDSSNEEIYGASDHSDFGMLTLLATDGVPGLQICREKSEQPQVWEDVPSMSGAFIVNIGDMMERWTNCLFRSRLHRVLPPRQEHYSVAFFLNPSKDCNVECLESCCSEDCPPRFPPIKALDYLEERLRLTYGL